The region ATATTAGGAAGTACTATACTTCTAAATGGTACTATATATTTTTACTTCCTTTATATAATTTCGTTATATTTTGGATAAGGTTTGCTGGAATTATAAACAGCATAAAGATTCAAAGTCAGTGGAAAACCTTAAACATACATGAGGAATATGCAGCATTTTTAAAGGTTGTTAAATCGGATTTTAAAATGGTAGTGTTAAAAATAAAAAAAATAAGGCGTTTGGTGAATAATTAATGAAAGATAAAGAGCAGAAAAAATTTGTAATAAAAATGTTTATACTATTTATGGCCAATGTAATTACTATTTTTACGCTGTGGTATGCGGCAGCGTATGAACTAAATAACAATAAGAGAAATGTTATAAATGCTTTTATGCAACAGCAGTATTTAATGACTAATAGATTCAGCGGTAGAGTTCAAGCAGAACTTGAAAAATATATTAATGAAGGAAAGCTATCTTATGATGATGCAGGAAAAAAAGTTGCTCAGGATATAATTAAAAAGGAAACTAACTCTAAAAATAATTACATGTTTTTATATGACGATAAAGGTGTAATTTTTGAGCGAAATGATTCAGTAACCTCAAAGTATAAAAATATGAGCATTAAAAATCTTTTTCATACCTGGGAATATAATGGTGGCAAAAACTTTGATAATATGAAAGAGCTGGTTTTAAACCGTGAAAGCGGAAGCGACGAGGTTATAAAGGATAACTCAATTGGAAGGGAAATTGTTTCCTGGTGTTCTTTTAAGGTTAAGAATAAGAATTATATTTTAGGGATTTCTGTTTCGGAAAATTATTTAATTGAAGAGACCTTACTTAATCAGCATGATACCAGGATAATTATATTTGCTGCTATATTAACAGCTATTTTAATTATAATATCTACTGCATTTTTGCTTCATATGTATTTTACTTTTAAAAAAGTAGTTAATATGGAGAAAATCATAACGGAAAAGAATATTCAGATAGAGAAGTTTATATCAAAATTATCTAAAATGGAAAGCAATTTTAAAAAAGCCAGCATATATGATTCTACTACAGGAGCATACAATATGGAGTTCTTTTATAGTATTATAAGAAAAATAGACATACCGCTTTTTTTACCTATAGTAGTGATTTTGGCTCAAATAGAAAATATTCATGATATAGATAAGATGCTTGGACGTGAAAAAACAGACAAATTTTTAAATGGCTTAGTTAAAATTTTTATGGAAAAGGGTATGGTTTCAAGAATTGCGTACAACAAATTTGCTATTTTAAAAGTTAATGGGGATAAAAAGGTAGCAGGTGGAATTATAGATTATATAAAATCTAAAATGAATAATTATGATTTCATATGCAGTGTATCTTTTAAGCTTTTAGTAAAAAATGAAGAAAACGATGATTTAAAAGTGGAGGTGGATTAAATTGAAATATGATGAATATAGATTTAAATTTTATCTTAATGCCTCTCATTCTATATACATAAAAGGTGTACTTGGAGAGGAACATCCACACACTTGGGAAATTATAATAGATACCATAAAGCTTACAAGTGGATTTATTATTTTTAATGATGTGGAAAAGTATATCGAAAAATACATGGATAAGTATCAGGATTCTTATATTAATAGTATAGAGCCGTTTACAACATTAAATCCTACATTAGAGAACATTTGCAGCTATTTTAAAGATGATATACAAAGATTACTCATAGAGCTAGGGTGGATTTTAGTTTCTATAGAGATAAGTGAAACCCCTACACGATCATATATTATAGATTTATCAAATAGAGTAAGTACTAAGAGGGATTTAATGGTTTTGAATTCAAAGAAAGAAGATATTATAAATTCAAGTGCAAATGAAAAATTAATAGAATTTGAGAAAAAAATAGGGTGATATAATGAATTGCAAAAAGGTTGTAGTTTTTCTTAACATTTTACTATTGTTAATTTTCAGTGGATGCGGTAATAAAGTGCATATGCAGGGCGCTAGTAATAAAAATACCTCTTCTAAGTCTAAAATAGATCCAGTGGATAAATTTTTAAGTAAACAGAAGTTTAATGTTTCAAATAATTCAGATAAACAAGCAATAGTATATGTGTATTTCCCTGATGGATCCAGGGGAAAATTAAAAAGTTATACTGTTAATAATTCTGGAAGTATGAATATAAAATGTAGAGTTAATCAAAGATTTATTATATCGCTGCATGAAAGCAGTGTTATTTTCGCCGAATGGAGTATACAGAATAATATTGATAATTCAAGTTTAATACTTTTAAAGAAAACAAAATTGTCGGTTCCGTTTAAAAATCCAAAGAAGCTAATTGGAATAAATTATGATAGGAAAAATTTCTATTTTATGCCACTAAAGAAGGGGCCTCAGGATATTATTTTGAGTTATGTTAGTAAGAACTCTTCCCATAAGCAATATTTTAATATTACTGTTAATGTAACAGCAGATTAATTAATAACACAAATAAAAAATTGCAGCGTTTCACATATTCCCTGCAATTTTTTATTTGTGTTATTATATACAATGGGGGTGGTAAATTTTATATGGAAACTCTTTTAAAGGCATATAAAGGTTTGCCAAAGGAAATTTACATAATATTTATATCGAGAATAATAAACTCTATGGGAAATTTCGTATTTCCACTTATGACTCTTATACTTACAGTTAAAATGGGTTTTAGTGCCGTTGCGGCAGGTACCTTTTTAACTGTAATGTTTTTGACTAAGGGGCCATGTATTATAATTGGTGGGAAAATTATAGATTCTGTTGGGAGAAGAAAAACAATAATTATATTTCAAAGTATAGGAGCTTTTAGTTATTTTATATGTGCTTTTTTGAAGCCCAATATATTTATGGCAATTTTAATAATGATTACTTCAAGCTTATATGCAATTGCGGCACCAGCTTTTGATTCAATAGTTGGAGATATAACTACAGATAAGAATAGAAAGCAGTCTTTTTCTTTAGTTTATATGGGATGCAATATCGGGTATGCAGCTGGACCCGTTATGGCTGGAATACTTTTTAATAGATTTTTTCCTTTGATATTTATAGTGGATAGTTTTACTACAGTGGCATCAATTGTTATTTTCATATTTTATATAAAAGAAACCCTAGTAGTCAATAAAAAAGAAGAAATTCATGAAACTTATAAAAGAAATTCAATTTTTTCTGTAATTAAAGAAAATAAAATAGTTATGTGCTTTGCAGTCATTATGTTTACCTATCAATTTGCCTATGCACAGTGGAGTTTTATACTGCCAATTCAAATGAAACACATGTTTTCGTCTAATGGAGCATTTATATACACTTTACTTGCTGCATTAAATGGACTAGTAGTGATTTTATTTACTCCTATTGTTACACATAAGCTTAGTAGTAAGAATTCTTTATTTGTAATCTCAATTTCAGGATTTGTATATGCTAGTGTGTTTTTTTCCTTTGGAATGTTTAAAAGCGTTTATCCATATTTTGGTTCCATGTTTATTATGACTTTGGGTGAAATAGCCATTGCTATAAATGACAGTTCTTTTATAGCGAAAAATACCTTAAATAGCAACCGTGGAAGGATAAATTCTTTAGTTATGATTACTAGCGATTCTGGCTATGCAGTTGGACCTATCATAATGGGAGGTGTTTTAACTAGATTTGGTTATACATACAGTTGGACTGCGGTTTCAATTTTAAATATCATAGGAGCAGTAAGTATGTTTTTATTATTTAGAAAAACAAGTGATTGGAGATGCATAAGAAATGCACGATAATTATAATAATGCCATTTCTTTATCTAGATACATATTAGAGAAAATTTTAACTAATGGAGATACCGCAGTTGATTGTACTGCTGGGAATGGAAATGATACAAGCTTTTTATGTGACCTTGTTGGAGCTTCGGGCAGGGTTTATGCTTTTGATATCCAGAAAAAAGCTCTAGAAAATACTAAAAATAGACTAAACTCTGAGGGGAAAGATGAAAGAGTTAAACTAATTAATGATGGACATGAAAATTTAGATAAATATATTTCTGAAGAGGTAAAGGCAGCAATTTTTAATTTAGGATATTTACCAGGTGACACGCATAATATAATAACAAAAGCTGAAACAACTATAGAAGCTTTAAAAAAACTTTTAGATAAAATCTCTCAAAAAGGTGCAGTAGTAATAAATGTTTATTATGGCCATGAAGGTGGAAAAACAGAAAAAGAAGCTGTAGAAAAGTTTTGTGCTTCACTTAATCAAAAAAAATATAATGTTTTTGTAACCAAGTTCATAAATCAAATTAATTGTCCACCAGAGCTAATTTGCATTGAAAAGAGAGTATGACTTTGTTAAATATTATACAAAAATGCTCGTGTGTAAATATAAATTTACAAAAAACATATTGTTTGAACGATACTTATTTGTTACAATAGTAAGGGTTATATAAGAATTCATTGACAATTATTGTTTTATTTACATTGAGCAATCTTTGTTAAAAAAACCTATATTAGTCGCAAGGAAGGAGATATTAATATGATTTATTCAGCAGAAGTTGACAGAATGATGTGTGTAGCAAAAGGACCAAATCATGGACCAGCTCCAATACCAGAAGAAGGAAAATGGGTACAAGCTAAAGAAATAAAAGATATATCAGGATTAACACACGGAATTGGTTGGTGTGCTCCACAACAGGGTGGTTGTAAATTAACTTTAAATGTTAAAGAGGGCGTAATTGAAGAAGCTTTAGTAGAAACAATAGGATGTTCAGGAATGACTCATTCAGCTGCTATGGCATCAGAAATACTTCCAGGAAAAACTATCCTTGAAGCATTAAATACTGACCTTGTTTGTGATGCTATAAATGTTGCTATGAGACAATTATTCTTACAGATAGTTTATGGAAGATCTCAGACTGCATTTTCAGAAGGTGGACTTCCAGTAGGCGCAGGTCTTGAAGATTTAGGAAAAGGACTTAGAAGCCAGGTTGGTACTATGTACGGAACTAAAGCTAAGGGAACTAGATATCTTGAAATGACTGAGGGATATGTTAATCACATAGCTCTTGATAAGAATAATGAAGTTATAGGATATGAATTCATTAGCCTTGGAAAAATGATGGAATTCATCAAAAAGGGCGTAGAACCTGCTGAAGCTCTTAAAAAATCAACAGGTACATATGGAAGATATAAAGAAGCTGCAAAAATTATAGATCCAAGACAAGAATAAGAGATAGGAGGAAAAGATTGATATGGCATTATTTGAAAGTTATGAAAGAAGAATAGATCAGATTTTACCTGTACTTAAGAAATATGGTATGAATTCATTAGAAGAAGCTAAAGCTGTTTGCGACGAAAAAGGAGTAGACGCTTATAATATAGTTAAAGGAGTTCAGCCAATTTGCTTTGAAAATGCATGTTGGGCTTACACAGTTGGAGCTGCTATAGCAATTAAAAAGGGTTGCAAAAAAGCTACTGAGGCTGCTGAAGCTATCGGAGAAGGATTACAGTCATTTTGTATCCCTGGTTCTGTTGCAGATGACAGAAAAGTTGGACTTGGACACGGAAATTTAGCTGCAATGCTTTTAAAAGAAGAAACTGATTGTTTCGCATTCTTAGCTGGACATGAATCATTTGCAGCTGCTGAAGGTGCAATTGGACTTGCTAACTCAGCTAACAAAGCAAGAAAGAAACCATTAAGAGTTATATTAAACGGTCTTGGAAAAGATGCTGCATTTATAATCTCAAGAATTAATGGATTCACTTATGTTCAAACTAAATTTGACTATTATACAGGAAAACTTAACATAGTTAAGGAAACTGCATATTCAGATGGAGATAGAGCAAAGGTT is a window of Clostridium pasteurianum DNA encoding:
- a CDS encoding GGGtGRT protein; this translates as MALFESYERRIDQILPVLKKYGMNSLEEAKAVCDEKGVDAYNIVKGVQPICFENACWAYTVGAAIAIKKGCKKATEAAEAIGEGLQSFCIPGSVADDRKVGLGHGNLAAMLLKEETDCFAFLAGHESFAAAEGAIGLANSANKARKKPLRVILNGLGKDAAFIISRINGFTYVQTKFDYYTGKLNIVKETAYSDGDRAKVRCYGADDVREGVAIMHHEGVDVSITGNSTNPTRFQHPVAGTYKKECIAQGKKYFSVASGGGTGRTLHPDNMGAGPASYGMTDTMGRMHSDAQFAGSSSVPAHVEMMGLIGMGNNPMVGASVAVAVAVEEAMNK
- a CDS encoding 6-carboxytetrahydropterin synthase codes for the protein MKYDEYRFKFYLNASHSIYIKGVLGEEHPHTWEIIIDTIKLTSGFIIFNDVEKYIEKYMDKYQDSYINSIEPFTTLNPTLENICSYFKDDIQRLLIELGWILVSIEISETPTRSYIIDLSNRVSTKRDLMVLNSKKEDIINSSANEKLIEFEKKIG
- a CDS encoding MFS transporter, with the protein product METLLKAYKGLPKEIYIIFISRIINSMGNFVFPLMTLILTVKMGFSAVAAGTFLTVMFLTKGPCIIIGGKIIDSVGRRKTIIIFQSIGAFSYFICAFLKPNIFMAILIMITSSLYAIAAPAFDSIVGDITTDKNRKQSFSLVYMGCNIGYAAGPVMAGILFNRFFPLIFIVDSFTTVASIVIFIFYIKETLVVNKKEEIHETYKRNSIFSVIKENKIVMCFAVIMFTYQFAYAQWSFILPIQMKHMFSSNGAFIYTLLAALNGLVVILFTPIVTHKLSSKNSLFVISISGFVYASVFFSFGMFKSVYPYFGSMFIMTLGEIAIAINDSSFIAKNTLNSNRGRINSLVMITSDSGYAVGPIIMGGVLTRFGYTYSWTAVSILNIIGAVSMFLLFRKTSDWRCIRNAR
- a CDS encoding class I SAM-dependent methyltransferase, coding for MHDNYNNAISLSRYILEKILTNGDTAVDCTAGNGNDTSFLCDLVGASGRVYAFDIQKKALENTKNRLNSEGKDERVKLINDGHENLDKYISEEVKAAIFNLGYLPGDTHNIITKAETTIEALKKLLDKISQKGAVVINVYYGHEGGKTEKEAVEKFCASLNQKKYNVFVTKFINQINCPPELICIEKRV
- a CDS encoding iron-sulfur cluster assembly scaffold protein codes for the protein MIYSAEVDRMMCVAKGPNHGPAPIPEEGKWVQAKEIKDISGLTHGIGWCAPQQGGCKLTLNVKEGVIEEALVETIGCSGMTHSAAMASEILPGKTILEALNTDLVCDAINVAMRQLFLQIVYGRSQTAFSEGGLPVGAGLEDLGKGLRSQVGTMYGTKAKGTRYLEMTEGYVNHIALDKNNEVIGYEFISLGKMMEFIKKGVEPAEALKKSTGTYGRYKEAAKIIDPRQE